The following are encoded in a window of Citrobacter freundii genomic DNA:
- the arnE gene encoding 4-amino-4-deoxy-L-arabinose-phosphoundecaprenol flippase subunit ArnE: MIWLALVLASLLSVGGQLCQKQATRPVAIRARKRHITLWIGLALASLGLAMLLWLAVLQNIPVGIAYPMLSLNFVWVTLAAWKIWREPVMTRHWLGVGLIITGIFILGSAV; encoded by the coding sequence GATCTGGCTGGCGTTAGTCCTCGCCAGTCTGCTCAGCGTAGGCGGGCAACTGTGCCAGAAGCAGGCCACCCGCCCGGTGGCCATCCGCGCGCGCAAACGCCACATTACGCTGTGGATTGGTCTGGCTCTGGCAAGCCTCGGTCTGGCCATGTTGCTGTGGCTGGCGGTATTGCAAAACATTCCCGTCGGCATCGCTTACCCCATGCTGAGCCTTAACTTTGTCTGGGTCACGCTGGCGGCCTGGAAAATTTGGCGTGAACCCGTCATGACACGCCATTGGCTGGGCGTGGGGCTGATTATCACCGGTATTTTTATTCTCGGGAGCGCGGTGTAA
- the menE gene encoding o-succinylbenzoate--CoA ligase: MTMQDMPDVTSISGLVTAFTDWPWRHWRQVRAEAPALRLNDEVLNWRELCTRVDALATGFAAQGVKEGDGVLLRAWNHPSSALAWLALLQCGARVLPVNPQLPQPLLDALIPDLTLRFALDLQSNDPFSGLMPLQIQQLSGEHAADWLPLRLSSMTLTSGSTGLPKAAVHTCQAHLASAQGVLSLMPFGTEDDWLLSLPLFHVSGQGILWRWLLAGARMTVRDKQPLEQMLAGCTHASLVPTQLWRLLVNNAPITLKAVLLGGAAIPVELTEQAREQGIRCWCGYGLTEFASTVCAKEADGLGDVGSALPGREVRIVDDEVWLRAASMASGYWRNGQLIPLVNDEGWFATRDRGVLNDGKLTIVGRMDNLFFSGGEGIQPEEVERVIAAHPHVLQAFVVPLEDHEFGHRPVAVVEYDTRADDANLAEWVKDKLARFQQPVRWLELPPELKSGGIKVSRRALLDWIREKSS; encoded by the coding sequence ATGACCATGCAGGACATGCCCGATGTCACAAGCATATCGGGTCTGGTGACGGCGTTTACCGACTGGCCGTGGCGTCACTGGCGGCAAGTTCGGGCAGAGGCGCCAGCGTTACGCCTCAATGATGAGGTGCTGAACTGGCGCGAGCTCTGTACGCGCGTCGACGCGCTGGCCACGGGGTTTGCTGCTCAGGGGGTGAAAGAGGGCGACGGCGTGCTGCTGCGTGCCTGGAATCACCCTTCATCTGCGCTTGCCTGGCTGGCATTGTTGCAGTGCGGGGCGCGGGTGTTACCGGTGAACCCGCAGCTGCCGCAGCCTCTGCTGGATGCGTTGATCCCTGATTTAACGCTGCGTTTTGCGCTGGATCTGCAAAGCAATGACCCCTTTTCGGGGCTGATGCCGCTGCAGATCCAGCAACTGTCTGGCGAGCATGCAGCCGACTGGCTGCCTCTGCGATTGAGTTCAATGACACTCACATCCGGTTCAACCGGGTTGCCTAAGGCAGCGGTGCATACCTGTCAGGCACATTTGGCGAGTGCGCAGGGGGTGCTGTCATTAATGCCGTTTGGCACAGAGGATGACTGGCTGCTCTCGCTACCGCTGTTTCATGTTTCCGGTCAGGGTATTTTGTGGCGCTGGTTATTGGCTGGTGCGCGCATGACCGTGCGTGACAAGCAACCGCTGGAACAGATGCTGGCGGGCTGCACTCATGCCTCGCTGGTACCGACGCAGCTTTGGCGATTGCTGGTAAACAACGCACCGATCACGTTGAAAGCGGTACTGCTGGGGGGCGCGGCCATTCCGGTTGAGCTGACCGAGCAGGCGCGTGAGCAGGGGATTCGCTGCTGGTGCGGTTACGGGCTAACGGAGTTTGCTTCCACGGTTTGCGCGAAAGAGGCCGATGGCCTGGGCGATGTCGGCTCTGCCTTGCCGGGCAGAGAGGTCAGGATCGTGGATGATGAAGTCTGGCTGCGCGCTGCCAGCATGGCGTCAGGTTACTGGCGCAACGGGCAGCTTATTCCGCTGGTTAATGACGAAGGCTGGTTTGCTACCCGCGATCGCGGGGTGTTAAACGACGGTAAGCTCACGATTGTCGGTCGCATGGACAACCTGTTCTTTAGCGGCGGGGAAGGTATTCAGCCGGAAGAGGTGGAACGCGTGATCGCCGCCCATCCGCACGTGCTGCAAGCCTTTGTTGTTCCGCTGGAAGACCATGAGTTTGGCCATCGTCCGGTGGCGGTCGTTGAATACGATACCCGTGCGGATGACGCCAATCTTGCTGAATGGGTGAAAGATAAACTGGCCCGTTTTCAACAACCGGTACGCTGGCTGGAATTACCGCCAGAGCTGAAAAGTGGCGGTATTAAGGTTTCTCGCCGCGCATTGCTGGACTGGATCCGAGAAAAATCGTCATAA
- the arnF gene encoding 4-amino-4-deoxy-L-arabinose-phosphoundecaprenol flippase subunit ArnF, with the protein MGIFWGLCSVMITSLAQLSLGYAMDNLPPILHPLRFMEAIFSASVGTLTLYAGLVGYLLSVICWHQALHRLALSKAYALLSLSYVLVWLASMFLPGWQGSFSWQALIGVLCIMAGLMTIFLGSSPAMRGEKP; encoded by the coding sequence ATGGGGATATTCTGGGGGCTATGCAGCGTCATGATTACTTCGCTGGCTCAGTTGAGTCTCGGCTACGCGATGGACAATCTGCCGCCGATACTGCATCCGTTGCGATTTATGGAAGCGATATTTTCCGCAAGCGTCGGGACGTTAACGCTGTACGCGGGACTGGTGGGGTATTTACTGTCGGTTATCTGCTGGCACCAGGCCCTGCACCGACTGGCACTGAGCAAGGCCTACGCCCTGCTCAGTCTCAGCTACGTGCTGGTGTGGCTCGCCTCAATGTTCTTACCTGGCTGGCAGGGTTCATTTTCATGGCAGGCGCTCATCGGCGTGCTGTGCATTATGGCAGGGCTTATGACGATTTTTCTCGGATCCAGTCCAGCAATGCGCGGCGAGAAACCTTAA